TCGCAGCCGTCAGCGTCGTCTTGCCGTGGTCAACGTGACCAATCGTGCCGATGTTGCAGTGCGGCTTCGTCCGCTCAAACTTCCCTTTGGCCATCGCCTTGTATACCTCAGTCTAGTCGCTTGTTCGCCATCGGCCTGGTCTGCTCGGCCACTCGTCGTCCATACCGGCTTCGACGAGGCATCCGGTCTATCCCGGCCACGCCGCGAGCTGGAGCGGGTGAAGGGAATCGAACCCTCGTCATCAGCTTGGAAGGCTGTTGCTCTACCATTGAGCTACACCCGCATTTTCGCGTTGCATTGGTGGAGGGGGTTGGATTCGAACCAAC
This is a stretch of genomic DNA from Microbaculum marinisediminis. It encodes these proteins:
- a CDS encoding GTP-binding protein → MAKGKFERTKPHCNIGTIGHVDHGKTTLTAA